The following proteins come from a genomic window of Anabas testudineus chromosome 3, fAnaTes1.2, whole genome shotgun sequence:
- the LOC113173930 gene encoding cortexin domain-containing 1, which yields MEMEGTAEPAFVDVDQGLTLACIAFLCLLLVAMIIRCAKVIMDPYSAIPTSTWEEQHLDD from the coding sequence ATGGAGATGGAGGGCACTGCAGAGCCAGCCTTCGTAGACGTGGACCAGGGCCTGACTCTGGCCTGCATCGCCTTCCTCTGCCTGCTGCTGGTGGCCATGATCATCCGCTGTGCCAAGGTGATAATGGACCCGTACAGTGCAATTCCCACATCCACATGGGAGGAACAGCACCTGGATGACTGA